The genomic stretch tgatccgatttcttttgataccataaatcatgcctcaagatgctcattaatgccacatcatttttctttggcatatCGGTTTTAGGGTACTCCCTGTAAtcaatttgatcaattttttgggctatttagatatcaatcttccccgaaattccatttttctaataaaacacttatCCTCAAATAATCtcaatttcttgggtattacattcacccatccttaaagaaatttcgtcctcaaaattttcatctgaCCATTCAGGTAGCTAAGACATAACATAGCTCATTACTTGAACACctcaaatcaaatatctatttgATCCTTGACAAACACCTCTGTTTGCATTCCTTACACGTCTAATGCTTACAAGCATACCGTGTCATTTACATAATTTCATGTTGTGTCTCTTCAGAGACAACCACACATCTTCCAACATCTTAGGCACGTACATCCTACCCCGAAACTtttgagaatgccatttcgcataACAAAAATCAGAACCCTTGGGCTGGCCACGACCATCAATCTATAGACAAATTCATTTGTCAATCACACATGCCTTTCGTATCTTGTTCACCAGATCCAGCTAAACTATCAGGCTAGCGATAAAAACAGACGATCCCTTCGGCACTATACTTATAGTTAGCAGGCCAACAAGCTTCCAACATCTGACACTCATAGCTATCCATCCAGGTCATGCATCAGGCACCTCTTTGCCATGCCCCGggtgatacgaagtagtgcGGTCGTAGTCTTCTAGGAACTCTATCCACTGTCTACCTCTTGTTTATCCCTTTTTGCGAGAATCTATACCTTAGGTTCGTGAGCACATCAAATGTCCCACTATTTCAGTAGTGTCTCCATAACCTTAAGAGCACATATCCTAGCTGCTAGCTCCAAGTCATATATCGGGTAGTTCTTTTTGTGCCTTGGTGTAATCCACACGCAATCATTCGGTCATGTTGCACAACATGCAACTTGATCCTTTGAGCTATCACAAGATCTTACTGCATCTGGTAGATCATTCTCATTAGACTCTTCTCACGAGTCCTATTATAGGCACAACTATTCCGAAGTATCCCATCACGACCTTCTGACAACAGCTTGTCAAAAcatcttattttgaaacatcttaGCATTCTATTTCGAAACCTGATTCGCAAAAATTTTATCTCGAGCCCTACGTTGCTCcctgtttcgaaacatagagtCCAAACTATAAATACCTGAAAAACCCTAAACTCGACTTTCGTGTGTccagataatttttttctttttgccaaaatttttgaaataatgaaacacgtttttccataaaaattttacctattttttttctttttctttttcttttcttcctttcttcttcttccttcttttacAGACCCTGCGCACAAACAGCTACTGCCCGTCGTTGCCTTTCAGCGTCGCCACCACTTCTGACGGCCACTACCACCCCTTTGCAACTGCCCCCAGCGCCTACTCTGCTATTGACAGCGAGCCACGGCCTGGCTTCCCCGCGCTCCAGCCGCTGATCACCATCTCCTCCCAGTTATCATCGCCGGCTCAATCAACCCTCGCATCGGCCAGATCTGGCCATGCCGCTGCCGCTGCCTGCTCCCTTGCGCAGCCACCGGCCACCGCCTGGCTTCCTCAGCCACCATCGCGATCATCGTCGCCTCCGCCGGCCATCAAAGCTGCTGTCAGCTGTTGTCGGATTTGAAGCCAGATCTGGGTCGATCTGACCCGACCCTACCCGACCCGATTCAGGTTTGACCCATCCTTGATTCGACCCATTAGATCTAACCCATATTTGTTTTGACCCATCCAATTAGATCTGACTTATATCTTATTCGCTTAGATTTAGCCAGATCCAGATCTATCATGCGAGCCCAGTCTCGTTGTGGGGCCTACATAGTCTTAAATAGAGGATGCAGTCCATAGTGCatctttgccccttacttcCGTCGTGAGGATGGTACTACTCGTTTTGCCACCATCTGTGATATTTTTAGTGTCAGAAATGCCGTCAACCTCATAGCTCCGCTTCCGGTAAGTGACCGATTTTGGGCTGCTGATACACTCTTCTTTGAAGCTCCAGGCCCAGCTTCAGGACCCCATCTATACTTATGCATCCCACATTCTCACCCTTAAATAGTAGGTTAGTGATCTGCAAGCTTATCGAACTCATTTGTAGGATTTACTCTCTGCAACCAATCCTACACCCTCCCAACCTATTCCTCAACCTGATCCAAACCCAAACTAGAGCTCCGATCTTCCCATTATCCCAGATGACATCTCACTCCCAAGTTTCCTTGAGGCTACTTCCTTACCTCATCTTGATGACACTAGTAGTAGCCAGATGCCACCCACAGATGACATCGATGAGCTGGGACCCGTCGTGTTTGACAACCGTCGTTGTCACTGAGCATTGGGATCATTATCAGTTCTAtggtttgcctttttcttttaaataattgtaaGGCTTGATCTCCTATAACtattttgaacatatggaatgaatattatgtttttggatACTTTAACGTTTCATTCCCTTGTCTTACCCTCGATTACATATTGATCATAAAATATCTCAGCCTCTTGCATCTGTTTTATAATAATCCATCAAATCGAGGTAAAAATATTGGCTCTCAATTATTACATGATAATTTACGTCCTTAATCAAGTCACACATAGCTAAACATCCAAGCTATCTTTGGCAATTTCATCGCTAAGAAATAATCCTGTTTAAATTTTCTGAGAATATATCCtagtattttccatttttcttacgGCTTTTCACTGACTGCAAGTGCATATACCTCAGATCGATAGGttccttattttcataacttgctgacatcattttaattattgtccAACTGTACATCTCTCAATTTTCCTACCAGGGCTACCTAGACTAACCGTTTAGCCATATGAGAGTTCCAttctccaaaattgaaaatctcgGATCCTCAATCGATTTGGGTTTGCAACTTCTCCTACTGCGACCCATCATCCTGGCACATTTGCCATAACTTGATTTTCTCAATCACATCAAAGGTTTGCACAATCTTCAAGACGATAATCCATAACTATACTGCCAACTAGAGTAGGTAGGTACTTACGTCACCTACGGTACTCTAATCCTCGCTCGATTTCTTCCTGAAAACTCTGAGGTTTCATCACGAATCCCTAGATCCTCAATCAGTTCTTTCAAGAAATTTCTCAAGAATTTCCTCAAGAATCTCAAACTGATTTATCCTTGAAAATCCTAAATCAGATCACGATATCCAGTTCCAATTATCTCCCATAGATTCAATTTCTTTGTAGTCATGGCTCCTaatccaccattcatcatggtGCTTTCAAGTTCACCTTGTCGGGTTAACCACCGACAACTTTACCTAATTCCCCAGATCCATCTGGCACACTGACCCTTAGCCATAACCTCTATTGACTAGATCTTCTCATCATTCCTTTAGGGTTGATACGACCGATCAAGCGACTCTTTCCTTTTTGGTACCCAAACTCTACCTTAAACCAAGGTTGCAATCCCACAACTCATCGTCAAGGTTTTAGACTAGCCATGCTCCACTACCTAAAATCTTATTTACCGAGAATCCATTAACTCTTGCATTTCGTTCTTCAGATCCAATTGACTATCGACACACaaccattaaattagttcttctTATGCACTTATTTACTGCCAGCCAGTACACAAGCTGTTATCATCACCCCTATCACATagtaggcttactcctacaTCATACGTTGGCCCTCACATGGGTTCGTCCCGAGTGAAAACTGCACGGTCTCATCGTAGTCCTCTGAGAACTATCATTCATTGTCGCTATCACGAGTCTAACTTCTTCTACAAGAACATTCATTCTAAGCCTTTATCATGATCGATGATTTCCTCACCTCATAGGCAGCGCCTAAACGGCTCACAAGCATGCATCTACCATGTCTATTTCATACACCAGGTAGCTTTTCCTTTGCGCCACCCAACTCTTTCTTTGAGGTAATTGCAAACACGGCCATCTCATGATCTCACTTAGCATTGTCATACTAGACACCAAGGTATTATATCCCTCAAGTCTCGCACTGACCGTCCTGTCACCCACTCCTAAGATGATCGCGAACCTCGATGCAATTATTTAGATAGGACACTCAGTCCATGTTCAATCCATCTCATTTcgggttgattccctaggcttccAGCCTCTTTCTACCAGCTAGTGGCACATCTCGCACCCTAGACCATTGGGATTTTAAACCCCCTTACAAGGTACAGACTCTACTGGGTTGTCCGAGACcttcagcatctgatcgtctccttGGCAGTTCACTAAGCAACTCCGACCCTAGGTCCCAGACCCATACCGCGAGACAACCCACAAGCTTCTTCGGCACATTAGCCACAAGCTCATTATAAGtcttctgccttggtccctagatccagatctgtcactcTGAACACCCAACCAGTAGTGTCGTCACGCTACAAGGGTTTCTTATCTCTTCCCTGCGAGTCTCATTGGTTGCACCACCGTCACCTCATCAATTGACGCAACTATTACGCGCCATTATTCGACCATTCGATCCTTAACTCATCAGCTAGGTCATGATACATCAGATTAATCATTCTGCATGTACTACCTTCCATCAGTCTTCTACTATTCAATTAGAATAGTAGTCGTATACTGGAATAACGTCGGTTTATGAATAGtgcaccaggtaagttcccaggaaagaaaggtgggtcacaaatggacgcacttaaataccaagtctttccttagccagaactttcctagacatgtaCTTCCACTACACCACACTAAAATCCAGTAACCTTTAagacttcaaccgacaatccccAATCTAAGTAGGGATTTTGTTATACGATCCATTAGTCTCCCTAAGCCTTCACTTGGGGTTTCTACTAATTAGCTCTAACAATATCAGATtctcttaagtctccaagttTGTTTTTCCCTAAGTCTTCAAATAGggttaagctctgataccaactgtaacgctcCACTTTTcccgagcgttaaataacttaggaatttggggaatcttttttttttttttaatatttatccatttcccgacaatcccattttaccttcccagcatactaaacaagaatcaataagctaagacagatAATCAttataaatgcggaagcttaaaatcgaaacctgatatggtacataatcaattcattttATAACAATATAAGAATCTGTACTATCGTatcattaaatacttaaatacacgGAGACTTGTCATtaagagataacaactaagcACCTCAGATACAAACTAATGAtgcctcaaaaatacatttccATTTCTCATGTCACCTGATACATATCCGAATCTTCCTGAACAAACAAAAATACCAGATCAACCTGTTGAATCATCAAACACGTCACCCCGTGCCGCCATACCTCAATCACGttcttgcctaagctgcaagtcctaactggaacatttgaatgttctaggaGCATAACCTGATTAGAAGATTAATCTtgtagtgagggtttaaaaacatgatacctGAATGTATGATgtaaatacatgaacaaacattgccctagtgtaactttccaAGCTTagcccggcacggaaccctatgcagaatcccgaacctttgcaagataagcctaacgttattccatcaattggccttggagaattacggctacactcttagggtgacatcccaatcccatgcacgagtttcaataataatattgtGTCATGCATACATCACGACTTTTCATGCAAtagtatatgaacaaatatgacaaaaatgatcataacatacgtaaatatcatgcatagaaaggtaaTCATATCGTGTATGGGTTATAGGGACAAAAACACTCACCTTAGCACGAAGTTCGATCCACCTCAAAAagcgtgcatcacctcgatatgcATGCCCAACCTCGATTTCGATGCCAACTCtcgaaagttgcaccaatcacttttcatcgagcacataaatcataaaaagcatatttaatcactaaatatctcaatattccaattttcttcattttcttccatttttccttctaaaaatcccaataaataccctcgagactattttatcaaatttgtttccacaacaattcataatatccaatgaacttcaaaggaaaattattgAACTTACCCAAATGTTgtgttttcacgcaaaacgaggctaTTTGGTGCTAAAACCGAGACACCAGAAAGGCCAACTTCAAAACTAGTTGCACTCACACCTAGAACataattttctaggatttttggAATTCTTTTCAAATTGTTTTGGCCATCAGCGTGCCTCCACGCACCACGAGTGGTAGATAGAGTGAGACTGGCGCATGAGCTTCACGCgttggtcatcttctccggctcCGGTACACCGATGATGCAGAACTCCGATGCCATCTTGCTTTTCTCCTTCAATCGATCAGCATGCCACCATTTTTGGCTTGAAATGATGCTCGGAAAAGGTCCAACTAGAGGCTTGAAGCCTCTGCCAGGCGGACGACCTAGGTTTCCGGCGAGCTTCGATTTCCCCTTCAAATTGCCACCAAAATGCTTGAAACTCTCCATAAACAATCTTTAgatcatgggaaacaaaagccctatgCTTTGAAGTCCTAATTCGTTCGTTCTCACCCTCAATTTGAAGctttcatttttgaaaattcttggcTATTCGAGCTCCTATTTATAGACGAATCCGAACCTCAAAATGCCTTTGGACACTCAACCCAAGCCCTTAGGCCCTTAACCCTGCCCTAGATCGACCTAAACGCAACCTCCCCCGACCAAAAAAAACGATTTGCAAGCACTCAATTAACTGACCAACTTTCGGTcgaatttcttcaattttcgaCCACCCTCGTGGCTTTTGTCAACCCATCCTTTTACCAAAAGTGTTCCCTGACCATCTCTCGTGCAAACCTAGTGCTCCAAATGGCCGGTCGGTGACTGCCAGTGGGTTGGTCAGATTCCCTTTGGCAAAGTTTCCaattttgcacttttgcccctcaacttttgactTTTACCTTTTTAGCCCTTTTTACTTAACCCCTAAACTTTTCAATATTGCATTTAAGGCCCTCAAGTCCTAAGACATCCATTTGACCCTCGAAGATTGCGAAAAAAACATTGTTTCGTCCTCCTCTAGCAATTTTGGAAgactacacttaggcccgaatattcgttttggccctaaaccctttcgtttcttcctgaaaccactaaagAGTTGTTCTTTACGAAAAACCAAAACCCCCTCAAACTTCTGTTGACTTCCTTGAAGTCTCCTATAAAGATTAGATTTTGCATCCTAAATAGCAgttgcattttagttgtaccgaaaatcgttcccgatctaatttcttttgataccataaatcatgcctcgagatgctcattaatgccatatcatttttctttggcatctcggcttcAGGGTACTCCCTGTAGTCAATTCGATCAATTTTTCAGGTTATTTAGATACCAATGTTCCCcgaaattctatttttctaataaaacacttatCCTCAAATAATCCCAATTTCTTGGATATTACACCCCCAAAATAGAATGGtacaacaaaacaaatattattttattttagactAAGTTTTAttatagaataaaaaaagaatccATCAGGTCTGCGCtcacataaattttttgattaaataCCCTGATGTCTTATAGTCCCATTGGCAATTTCaaattgttttattatttagttattcTACTTATAACATAACCTTTGTATTTCTTGATCTTAAATCCATTTTATTAGTAGTTACCCAATATTTAAGGCATTATCCAATGAGtacaaggaaagaaagaaaagattaTAAGTAGAATAATGTAATTCAGTCTTCCAAACAAGTTTTCTTTCAATTTATAGATCGTACCATTAAAATCTCCTTTCAATTTATACGTCTTATTGTTAAAAGTTAGACACTTGGCttttcataattaaatcatCACGTCAAgagataatattttatgattattacataatttattcaCTTAGAGAGATCCTAAAATATTTAGgattaaactttttatttttttactgtgtttattttttacagtGTTATGATCTGTAAATACCTCCACATTATAAAGACACCAACTGAAATACATATATTGATGGCTCATTATTTAAATGTACAAGCCACAAAcatacaataaaatatatacataaaaaaggAAACCAGAGCTTCAAAGCCTCAAAAACTAAATAGCGAGCCAACTCTTATTGTAAATAGCAAATATGTAGGATTGAACTGCCATGGATTCAGAGCACAGACTCACTGAGCTTCTTTGTAACACACATCTCCATCACAAATCCATCCTTCTTTGGGTTTCTCTTCTGCCGCCTCTTCGTTCTCAGGTTTggttcctttctcttcttccataGCACACTTGGGATGCAGATCGAAGTCACAATCTTTGCAATGAAATGCCCAAACGTCACCCGGTTCTTCACACCCATCGCATCCATACCGCACACGTCGAGTTAGTTCGAGCTCGTGTTCATGTGATGGATGTTTCAACTTCTTAGGCCACCCCTTTGCCATCTCCTCAAGCTGTGCCTCGAGCTCCTTCAAGCGTTCCTCACTGAAGGGATACGCATCGGCTCCATGACGCATGACAAGTTCTCTGGCTTCAGTTGTCACAGTCCGGCCAGATGGCCCAAGTGCAACGACCATAGGGATGCCCTGAACTTTAAAAGTGCGCGACAGAGACGATTTCCTCTCATCTCCAAAGGGGAGTGCCAGCCATGGCATGTTAGAAAAGAATTCCTCGAATGAGCTTTGGTCCCTGTCACTGGAGATgaaaatcacctcaaatgcaTCATCTTTAGCCTTAATTTGGTGATAGGCTTCGACGAGTTTTGGCATGAAAGCGCGGCATGGGGGACACCAATGTGCTGAAAAGTAGAGGAGGATGGTTTTCCCAACAAGATCAGAAACTGGAACCTGAAAAGAGAGAGGCTTGTTAGTGATCTCCACAATGTGTGAGAAAAAGTGAGCAGGCAGGCTAAACATAACTTGTGATGTATTAAAACTCTTGGCAACCTAACCTTGACTCCATCTTTTCCAATTACAAAATCAAGGTCTCCTGAAACCAGAATTGACTCCAAAGTTTGTGCTTCCCGCTTCGCCTTTTCTATCTCCTCAAGCTCAGCAAGCTTTTCTGGAGTAAAAGGGTATGCTTGAACGCCATATTCTTCAATGGTCTCAGCAACATCCGATTGAAGAGTCTTCCCATCTGGGCCGATAATGACCACTGAGGGTATAGTTGAAAGATCAAAGTACCGAGCCAGCTTCCCACAGCTCTTGTCCTTGAAAGGCAGAGAAAACCAAGGCATTCTCGCAAAGTCTTCCTTGAAGgagtcttcttcttcatcatcaagGCGTATCATCACAACCTCAAAGTTCTCCTCCTTTGCCTTCAATTTCTCATAAACTTCAATCAGTTTAGTATTAAACCGAAGGCATGGACCATATGAAGACACTGAAAAATAAAGGCCTACAGTCTTCCCTTCAAGCTCAGAGACGGGCACCTAAACAGAACACACACAGAATATTTTGATATCACAAAATACTAATAACTTTTAAGAATTATATAATAACAAATAGAAGGAACTGAACTGTGAGTGTTTTCAAAGTATTTTGACCTAAGCAATTGAACCTTACCTTCTTGTCATCCGCTGAGATCACAAAATCACGAGAACGGGAGACTAGAACAGATTTAAGGGATTGTTCCCTCCTAGCggcttcctcctcttcttcaatttctttgaTCTTTTCTGAGGAAAAAGGATAAGCATCAACTCCATAATCCTGAATTATCTGAACTCCATCCTCAGTCGAAGCCTGCCCATTTTCATCAAGGATCACGAGGTGAGGTATCCCCATCACCTTAAACAACCCATCCAGGTTGTCACGTGTGTCTGAATCAGAAAAGGGGATAGCAAGCCACGGCATCTTGGCAAAATACCCCTGGaatgattcttcatcttcatccccCGAGACAAAAACAATCTCAAAATTGCCATAATGTGACAGTTCAGTGTAAACATCCACTAGATTGGGGGTGAAGCGTCGGCACGGACCACACCAGGATGCTGAAAAATATAGCCCAACCTTCTTCCCCTTCAGACTCTCAATTTTGACCTGcaagattcaaaatttagcacaTTTTCAGAAACAGATATAACTACTGCTCAAACAAGGGAAATTTACGGAAGCAAATGAAAGTTTCATCCACATCAAGAACAAGCATTGAAATTGATGGCTCAGACGCTACAAATATCAATTTTCTCCAGCGAACCTATTAATTCCAACACTCAGTTCAACAAAAATTCATACACCTGGCATGGACGGTCGCCCTCACTATCTTACCCCAACTCCCATAAGATTCAGACAACAGCTCCTACCAAAATTTTTACATTAATGAAGGCATGTAAATCCGGTTCTATCTTCACTGGCACAAACAAATTATCAAACATTAACCAACAAATATACCCAATGCCGGCCTGAGATTTTGGGGGCACTAAGTGAGCtcataaactaaaatttaattgagtCCTTAGACTTTCAGGACTTTAAATAGaactttaaatcaaatttgatattaaCGATTTACACCATTAACtttcaagtttaaaaaaatttgattgaacacgttcaaagattcaatgactaaagtattaatttttcatgcaaaatttcgatacaagaatattatttagtggttaaaaaatattaaaatgtagaaaaattaactaaggtattaattttttctacaaaatttatgaaattgatatttattatttagcaaacattaaaatgtaaaaaaaatcactcaacattaatttttcttacaaaatttgtgagattaatatttattatttaaaaaatattaaaatataaaaaaaaatcaaacgtATTGGTGCTTGAACTAGTGACCTAAGAAAGTTTTGATTGACAACCTACCACTCTActaactaaatttaaataaaatcggTATAAATtatgtattctaatatatatttaaaatatatattcaaatttaatttttggagaGCCTCATATGCGCCTTAGAAGATGGTTCTCTATTAATCCCGATCGTATCCATtaacataaatatcataaaCACACTGATAAATTCCGGAAAAAGGTCCAAAAGAAGATGGTTCTTTAAACTGCCAGAAACCTAGGAATTGtaggaaagaaaaaaggaaaagaaggaagagattTGACCTGATCCCCATTGTTGCGAATGAGGAAATCCCTCTCGGGAGAAGAGAGGACGGATTGAAGATCGTGGGTTTCGAATCCGTCGTTGTGGGGGGCATCAGCTTGGCCATGTTCGTGCTCCATTTTGTCTCGCTTTTAGTTGGATTCAGACGAGGCAGAGGATTTTGAGTGAGAGCGAGAGAGCTTCGAAGCCAGTGCATATTTAAATTCGCCGTTTGTTCCAGATTTTTCTTCTGGATTGGTGGGCAAGAAAGGAATCCATGTCCGCGTAAGGGCAACGGGGGACGACTCCTCCGGAACGCCAAGTCCAATCCAAGTCAGTTAAATCATCGTATCGAGCTGAGTAATAGAATCTGTCTCACCTATCACTTGTCATTGCTTCTCTATTacgtaaataataataataatattctataagttTGGTGTGTGATAACTAATAAGCATACGGTTCTGGATTCTTCTTTAACTAGTAAGCATATGGTTCTAACTTTCCAAGGCATGTCCAATCAAACTAGGAACCGTGGAGGGTTAATTGTCCAATCATGGTCCATAGGTGGAAGAGGGCTTGTTTGCCTTTTTTTAGTTAGGTCTTTTTTGGTTTTATTACGTTATATATTGTACTGTAATTATTGtgttatgataataatatttagtacaaatagtatttggtaactaaatttaatattgtgtttattatttttaaaagtaagtaataagtctctttttaattagagatggatccaaaaattttatatagtagggacaaaatttataatttaaaattagcatatatagaatttataaatTGTAAAACTTCACTTAAtataaaaacaatatttttatgatatattattatttcctaattttttgacattttttaaaaaaatttactcaccttaacttaatCTCAAGGGCTTCTTCGGTATGCGTGCTCTGACCTTAAAATGCGAGCTCGATCAATTTTCTGCCTTCGACCATG from Diospyros lotus cultivar Yz01 chromosome 9, ASM1463336v1, whole genome shotgun sequence encodes the following:
- the LOC127809909 gene encoding probable nucleoredoxin 1, with the protein product MEHEHGQADAPHNDGFETHDLQSVLSSPERDFLIRNNGDQVKIESLKGKKVGLYFSASWCGPCRRFTPNLVDVYTELSHYGNFEIVFVSGDEDEESFQGYFAKMPWLAIPFSDSDTRDNLDGLFKVMGIPHLVILDENGQASTEDGVQIIQDYGVDAYPFSSEKIKEIEEEEEAARREQSLKSVLVSRSRDFVISADDKKVPVSELEGKTVGLYFSVSSYGPCLRFNTKLIEVYEKLKAKEENFEVVMIRLDDEEEDSFKEDFARMPWFSLPFKDKSCGKLARYFDLSTIPSVVIIGPDGKTLQSDVAETIEEYGVQAYPFTPEKLAELEEIEKAKREAQTLESILVSGDLDFVIGKDGVKVPVSDLVGKTILLYFSAHWCPPCRAFMPKLVEAYHQIKAKDDAFEVIFISSDRDQSSFEEFFSNMPWLALPFGDERKSSLSRTFKVQGIPMVVALGPSGRTVTTEARELVMRHGADAYPFSEERLKELEAQLEEMAKGWPKKLKHPSHEHELELTRRVRYGCDGCEEPGDVWAFHCKDCDFDLHPKCAMEEEKGTKPENEEAAEEKPKEGWICDGDVCYKEAQ